The Narcine bancroftii isolate sNarBan1 chromosome 8, sNarBan1.hap1, whole genome shotgun sequence region CtattcctccacccctccctctatcCCCATCCCCGCTCTATCTGCCACCTGTCATCCATCCCCAACCCCCCAACAGCTCTcattcatccctccctctatTCCTCacaccccttcccctaacccctcCCTCAATCTCCCGTCATCCCCTctatccccccacccctcccttgaTCTTCCCTGTTGGCTCCCTCCATCACTctcaaccccctcccacccctccctctatccccccctccctgtATCCCCCCTCCCTCTATCCCACCCACCCTTCCATTGCCCCCCTATATCCCATCCACTCTACCCAATCATCTCCCTCtatcccacccacccctccatcGGCTCCCTAtatcccacccactccccccattcatctctctctatcccacccaCCCCTCTGTTGCCTCGGGAGACCTGCCAACCGACAGAAAGACCCATCGCACCCCGATCTCCTTCTctatcccccacaccccccatgcACAAGAACACCAGATTTGtcactttctttcctgctgttatcaggctcttaaacGGACCCCCCTCCAAATTAGCAAGAGACGATGCACTCTTTTCTCTGCAACAGCTGGGGAGGTGGATGGGAGGAGGCGTTTGGTTGGTGCTAATTCCCACCAGAAGAGGGTTCCAAAAGTTCCCAAACTTCTGGGGAATTGAAGATGGAAATCTACAGCATAGTCCAGGTCCTTCaccccacagtgttgtgctgacccaatcacctactccaacaactccagtggtgtttcaaactttttcttcccactctcattcccccttaagtaatccttaagcTGTAAGTGATCTGTGATCAGTAAGCCGTCCCTTTCCCACTGGACCCtgccccaggaattaactgggaatttaccaggacagggtccagtgggaaAGGAACGCTGTCCAAGCACCGGCAccaaatgacataatttcacgcCAGGGATTTACAgcctcgacccctactcatatTTGCTGATACAGCCATGGGAAAGAgccagcagaaagtcacccggtTCCAGTTGAAGgaagaggatggggaggggaagaggaggggaggggaagaggaggggaagggaagaggaggggaggggaagaggaggggaggggaaaaggagagatggggagggaggagagggaagggaaggagtggagagggggaagatgaggaggggaagagatgggaaggggaggggaggggaaggagagaggagagggatggggagatgagggatggaaagggaaaggagggatgggaagggaggagatggaaggggaggggagaggagaggagggaaggggaggggagggaaggaaagcgGAGGGGAGGAAATGAAAATGAAGGGCATTCAGTGGAGGGGCTACCTGACTGCCAGTACCCTTCCCTCCCCaggctccctcccccacccagaaATGGGGAGGACCCTGCTACCCCTGGCAGCCTGTGCCCTGCTGACCACCCTGTGGACCCTACACCGCCGGCCGCCCGCTGCCTTCTGGAAGGCCCCGTGCCCGATGCGGTCGCTATGGAACCAGGACTTGCTGCAGGAGCAGCAGCGGAGGCCAAGACGACATCCTCCAGCCTGGCACCCGGGGCCAGGTGTGCCCCCAGCCTGCGGGCCGGACCTGGATGTGGCGGTGCGTGTGGCCGACTACCATCTCCTGCCGCAGTCCATGAAGGACTTCCTGCTATACCGCCACTGCCGCCGCTATCCACTCCTGCTCGAGCCCCGGGACCTGTGCGGCCCAGATGGGGACCCACGCCTGCTGCTGGCCATCAAGAGCCAGGCCTCCAGCTTCACCCGGCGCCAGGCCATCCGCCAGACCTGGGGGGGCCTAGGCTGGGCCTGGGATGTCGGCCTAGTCTTCCTGCTGggccaggaggaggaggagggaggaggcctgtcgagcctgctggCCTGTGAGAGCCGGCGCTTTGGCGACCTGCTCCAGTGGGCCTTCCACGACACCTTCCTCAACCTGACGCTGAAGGAGGTGCTCTTCCTGCCCTGGCTCCTCCACCGCTGCCCGTCCACCCGTTACATCTTCAAGGGGGACGACGATGTCTTCGTCAACACCCCAGGTCTGCTGGCGTACCTGGACTCGGAGCAGGCCCAAGGCCTCAACCTCTTCCTGGGCGATGCCATCTTCAGAGGCCGGCCTTGCCGCAATGCCTCGCTGAAGTACTACGTGCCCGGTGCTTTCTACAGTGGCCTGTACCCGCCGTACGCGGGTGGCGCTGGTGTGCTGTACACAGGGCATCTGGCTCGCCAGCTGGAGTGGGCTTCCCGGGCCCTGCCCCTCTTCCCCATCGATGATGTCTTCACCGGCATGTGCCTGCGCAGCCTGGGCCTGGTgcccacccaccacccaggcttccGCAGCTTCGGCATCAATGCCAGCGAGCGCTGGGAGCCTTGCATCTACCGCCGCCTCTTCATGGTGCACCGACACAGCCCGCAAGAGATGTTGCTGCTGTGGAGCCTGCTCCAGCAACAGGGGAATGTCTCCTGTggctgaggggtgggggtgttagGCCTTGTGTGGGAGGGTAGGCCTTATGTGGGGGTTCAGTCTTTTGTGGGGGTTCAGTCTTTTGTGGGGGGTAGACCTTGTGTGAGGGGTGGAGGTAGGCCATATGTGGGGGCATGGGGGGGTTGGGTCATGTGTGGGGGTAGGCGTGTGTGAGGGATAGGCCTTGTGTTGGGCGTAGGCCgtgtgtggtgggtgggggtAGGCGTGTGTGGGGGTTTGGCCTTTTGTGGGGAGTAGGTCTTGTGTCGGGGTAGGCTTTGTGTTAGCTGTAGGGCTTGTTTGGGCCCTGTGGGTGGGGTGTAGGCCTTGTGATGGGGTTATGCCCTGTGTGGGAGGGGAAGGCCCTGTGTGGGGTCTAGGCCTTGTGTGTGGGGGTAGGCCTTGTGTGCGGAGTAGGCCTTGTGAGGGGTTTAGGCCCTGTGTCTGTACAAGCTGGGGAGGCCATGTGTACGGGCTGGGGGAGGCCCTGTGTACAGGccgggaggtggggaggggtatACAAGATTTGATACCCAATTGCGAGGAGAAAAGGACCAAAGGACAGAGTGGACAGTGGATGGAGTGGAGAGGCCTGTACAGATGGACACACAGCGGGCCAATGATCCTGCGCATCAGACGGGCGTATACAGGACAAAGGGAGATACAGGTCGGGAGAATTGGTCGATACACGGGTCGGGGTTTTGTGTTAAATTCTACTGTTTTGTGAATGTTCACTCAATAAAGAGTTAATTGCAACTTACAAATCCTAGCCTCTGTTTAGTTTACAAATACTTGCACCGTGCCCACACCAAACACTGCTTTgtacaggatgcagagtttggcagaaaagtggcagattgaGTACAATCCGGATCAGTGATGCGCTTTGCAAGGCCCAGTCGGTGTCACAGTTAGTGCGAcaccttcacagcgccagcgatcgggacaggacccagggttcaaatcccgcactgtccattcttcccctgtgtctgcgtgggttttcctcaggggctccagtttccctcccactcttcaaaagcaTACTGGTGGAGGGTGTAGGTtaagggggtgtaaattgggcagcccagaggaccccagaacccagcagcaatagaaattctccaagacaaatggctacttaacaaaagttgcttttaattttctttaaacataaaaaacataaaaacaggatcaaactattaactgaacccccttctaattctaagcgcacgtgtgtgtaacttcagaaaagttctttgattcacagtccaatctcacttctccaagttcaccgggtatcaggtaattcttatactgtgcacggaattcaacatttataaagttcaccaggctttgttgctcaaaaggtaaatggatactgctcaggaagattcttgtcggttttcacagagagagagagagagagagagagagagagagagagagaaggagagagagagagagagagagagagcgctcgatggacacaactgattccttccgatcagccacgacagtgtcttgctgaagaaacgcccacctgggttctccagatgatcacctctttctttcaagtcaccacagagttcctttttgtttcttttattccaagtgaaacattagacagccagtcctctcctcttgcatggacctcaaggggctttgaccaggctgaagtcacaacttgtcttcaaaatggggtttttcacaagcttaccagcttgtcctgttccagtcccagctgctgaactgtagaactgaattctctctctctctctctgagaaaaccacatgatatTCTTAGaatagccaactgcactcagacggCAGCTCCAGACccaagtctgttcatctgttgctctccaaaacaataacccattactccacagcatgtccaattaacacataCTTGTTAAGTCctttaggcattcttcaaagttttcgcaaaggcacctggagcctggactgtctggcttgagcagagctctgacattttaaatgagatctgtgttatgaagtgtttgtatttgacctacactaaaaaaaatgcccacaatttatctcctttaaaacatatctatatacaatataaaataatctgtcacaccgtgctgtacgtctaaatttaaaattaaaattttaaatttaaattcagatttattgtcagagtacatcttctttggcttggcttcgcggacgaagatttatggagggggtaaaaaagtccacgtcagctgcaggctcgtttgtggctgacaagtccgatgcgggacaggcagacacgattgcagcggttgcaagggaaaattggttggttggggttgggtgttgggtttttcctcctttgccttttgtcagtgaggtgggctctgcggtcttcttcaaaggaggttgctgcccgccaaactgtgaggcgccaagatgcacggtttgaggcgttatcagcccactggcggtggtcaatgtggcaggcaccaagagatttctttaggcagtccttgtaccttttctttggtgcacctctgtcacggtggccagtggagagctcgccatataacacgatcttgggaaggcgatggtcctccattctggagacgtgacccatccagcgcagctggatcttcagcagcgtggactcgatgctgtcgacctctgccatctcgagtacttcgacgttaggggtgtaagcgctccaatggatgttgaggatggagcggagacaacgctggtggaagcgttctaggagccgtaggtggtgccggtagaggacccatgattcggagccgaacaggagtgtgggtatgacaacggctctgtatacgcttatctttgtgaggtttttcagttggttgtttttccagactcttttgtgtagtcttccaaaggcactatttgccttggcgagtctgttgtctatctctttgtcgatccttgcatctgatgaaatggtgcagccgagataggtaaactggttgaccgttttgagttttgtgtgcccgatggagatgtgggggggctggtagtcatggtggggagctggctgatggaggacctcagttttcttcaggctgacttccaggccaaacattttggcagtttccgtaaagcaggacgtcaagcgctgaagagctggctctgaatttgcaactaaagcggcatcatctgcaaagagtagttcacggacaagtttctcttgtgtcttggtgtgagcttgcaggcgcctcagattgaagagactgccatccgtgcggtaccggatgtaaacagcgtcttcattgttggggtctttcatggcttggttcagcatcatgctgaagaagattgaaaagagggttggtgcgagaacacagccttgcttcacgccattgttaatggagaagggttcagagagctcattgctgtatctgacccgaccttgttggttttcgtgcagttgtataatcatgttgaggaactttgggggacatccgatgcgctctagtatttgccaaagccctttcctgctcacggtgtcgaaggctttggtgaggtcaacaaaggtgatgtagagtcctttgttttgttctctgcacttttcttggagctgtctgagggcaaagaccatgtcagtggttcctctgtttgcgcgaaagccgcactgtgattctgggagaatattctcggcgacactccATTctcgttgctctccattgcaggcaaaatcttcgctaggattctactaaatagaataatacctagtgtcgccgagaatattctcccagaatcacagagtacatacatgacatcacttacagcCCCGAGATTCCCATTTCCTGCGGATGCAGCAGAACTACCactaattggtcatgcaaaaaaatgaactgtacacagtgtaaacatataAAGAACTGGAAACggatacaaatgtaaacaaactgactttgctTGGATGTACTTGGACACGgcccttgctgactgtgcctgaggctcgtcccactgacctctgAATAAAGGCCACAGTTCCTCAACCATCTTGACGGGTATCCATTCTGGAGTTAATGAAAGCCTCTCAGTCTCTCTACAATTTCTAGCCTTGATGGGGCATCAGCgagacagagagaacaaaaagaagatTGATAAAGTGCTCAAGACTGAAAAGagcccctgactgagtttgtcgttgaggagtctgatggtggagaagggtggtgtgagtcttgtggcactgagacctcattcctcatggcagcagcgagaatagagcagtGTGGATcccatagatgtcctcgatggtggggagggttttgcctgtgatgtcctgagctgtggagggctttaccctcaggggTGTTGGCAGccagtcagcccactttccacctcaccgctggagaaatttgccaagatttctggtgtcataccaaactcctgaggaagtggggCAGTGgcgggctttcttcatgatgccattggtgtgttgggtcccggaaagatcctctgagatagtcagGATGAAGATACCCCTGTAAGTTATTGCTGTCTCTCCTATCACCCTTATTTCTTGTACAAAGTGATGATTTTGGAGTCGTGTATATCCTGTGGTTTGGCTCCTTCCTTCCAGCACTGCCGGAAGACCTTGtctgaaggtcaggggagtgagctTTTGCAGGGTAAAATGGTGGCTGGAGccactgtaatggcagcactgggaCTGGTGAGGATCTGCAGGGAGCAGAGATACAACACTCCCTCTGGGGTCCAACCAGCCAGTCGACCGCCGTCAGCTTTGACCGGTCCATTGagggagccgacggtggttttatttaaaataccgCAACCCCAAGGTGGTGACCGTGGGGCCTGCCACCAAGATGGCGGAACGTCTGACTGGCAGCAGTCACAAGGGGGAGCAGAGCAAACGGGgagccaccccccctcccagtctgagaagcagaggtggcGACCCATGGGAGAGGGgtctgtggctgaaagacccacatgtGTGgcggggctgctggcgacttgaggcgaggaacccagaGAGGCTGGGGGCTGCTGTCAGTGGGGCTTGCgccgggctgctggagacaggttGAAGGGGTACCCAGGTATTGGATTTGGGTTGGCAAAAGCGTGGAGAGGTCCCTGACCATATCagaagttcggatctggagctcaggtcaccAATGCTTTGGACCGGACTGTGTGAGGACGcaggaagcgctggaggcaaatctacgggcACTCGGTGACCGTGGAGgagctctgcttctctttctctgactgtaaggggtgcttcaggcaatttctgccgatggtgaatctgtcgcCTTGCAGCAGAAAAAAAGACAATTTCATGTGATATGAccgttttattacaatgacaataaattgaattttgaatagaGTCGTCCTATACTCAGGCCGTCCAATAGACGTGTGATCATCCTATACACGGGCCGTCCGATACACGGGTCGTCTGATACACGGGTCATCCTAGACGTGTTATCCAATGCTTGTATTGTCCAatacaagacacaagagcaacttgtccgtgaactactctgcagacgatgccgctttagttgcccattcagagccagctcttcagcgcttgacgtcctgttttgcggaagctgccaaaatgtttggcctggaagtcagcctgaagaaaactgaggtcctccatcagccagctccccaccatgactaccagcccccccacatctccatcgagcacactaaattcaaaacggtcaaccagtttacctatcttggctcctccatttcatcggatgcaaggatcgacaacggatagacaacagactcgccaaggcaaatagcacctttggaatactatacaaaagagtctggaaaaacaaccaactgaaaaacctcacaaagattagcgtatacagagccgttgtcatacccacactcctgttcggttccgaatcataggtcctctaccgacatcacctacggctcctagaacgcttccaccagcgttgtctccactccatcctcaacattcattggagcgacttcatccctaacatcgaagtactcgagatggcagaggccgacagcatcgaatccacagatccaactgcgctgggcaggtcacgtctccagaaaggaggtccatcgccttcccaagatcgtgttatatggcgagctctccactggccaccgtgacagaggtgcatcaaagaggtacaaggactgcctaaagaaatctcttggtgcctgccagtgggctgatatcgccttaaaccgtgcatcttggcgcctcacagttcggcgggcagcaacctcctttgaaaaagaccgcagagaccacctcactgacaaaaggcaaaggaggaaaaacccaacacccaaccccaaccaaccaattttcccttacaaccactgcaaccgtgtctgcctgtcccacatcggacttgtcagccacaaacgagcctgcagctgacgtggacattacccctccataaatcttcgtcctcgaagccaagccaaagattgtccAATACGCGGACCACCTTATATTCATGTTGTTCTATTCACAGGTCGTCTAATACACGCATCGTCGATACTCGTGTCTTCAGATACGCGCGTCATCTGATACACAGGCCACCTTATACTCATGTCGTCTGTACACCCTTGTATAGGGACCGGAGGCGGAAGTGATGCGACCGGTGGAGGAAGTGGCCGCCCGCCATCTTGGTTGCTGGCAGCCGGTGGTGGTGGAGCTCCGTCCGGTCGCCGGTCCAGGGAGCGAGCGGAGGGGGGGGGAACGGAAGCGGACGGAGGGGGGTTGCGCGGCCGATGCGCGCTCCCCGGCCATGGGCTCCAGCAAGAAGCATCGCGAGCGCGGCGACGAAGGCGCGCGCCACAAGAAGCACAAGCACAAGGATCGCAAGGAGCGCACGGGCAGCCGCGAGCGCGAGGGCCGACGGCACCGGGACCGGGAGCGCGAGAGGCGCGGCGCCGAGACCGAGCGCAGGCCCAAGAGGGAGAAGGTCGAGGAGCCTGGtgaggagcagggggaagggggtaagagggagagaaagaggaagggagggggtggggcaggagaggaagggacagggcaggagagggggagaggtgcGGGCTGGGGGAGAGGTGCGGGCTGGGGGAGAGGTGCGGGCTGGGGGAGAGGTGCGGGCTGGGGGAGAGGTGCGGGCTGGGGGAGAGGTGCGGGCTGGGGGAGAGGTGCGGGCTGGGGGAGAGGTGCGGGCTGGGGGAGAGGTGCGGGCTGGGGGAGAGGTGCGGGCTGGGGGAGAGGTGCGGGCTGGGGGAGAGGTGCGGGCTGGGGGAGAGGTGCGGGCTGGGGGAGAGGTGCGGGCTGGGGGAGAGGTGCGGGCTGGGGGAGAGGTGCGGGCTGGGGGAGAGGTGCGGGCTGGGGGAGAGGTGCgggctgggggagggaggggttggggcaggagaggggagaggcggggggctgggggaggggagaggcggggggctgggggaggggagaggcggggggctgggggaggggagaggcggggggctgggggaggggagaggcggggggctgggggaggggagaggcggggggctgggggaggggagaggcggggggctgggggaggggagaggcggggggctgggggaggggagaggcggggggctgggggaggggagaggcggggggctgggggaggggagaggcggggggctgggggaggggagaggcggggggctggagagaggaggaggaggaggcggctGGGGACGGGTCAGggcggaggggagagaggagggggctgGGCACGGGTGAGggcggaggggagagaggagggggctgGGCACGGGTGAGggcggaggggagagaggagtggactGGGGACGGGTGAGggcggaggggagagaggagggtgcaGGTTGAGGGCCCCTGGTCCCGCCCCTAAGCCGGAGAATGCCAACTGACCCATTTCCCTCTGctcgctgcgtgacctgctgagttgttccAACACATTTACCTCCTGTACCAgctccccagcatctgcagactcctggTTCATTTCTCATTCTTTGTCTCTTGTTCCAGGCCCTGGGCCAAAATCTGCTGGTGGCAATGCCTCGCTCTCCATCGAAGAAACCAAGTGAGTGGCAAAATCTTTTGAATTCCCTCTCTCAGAGACACAGTCATTCTGCTGTTGCTGTGACCCGGTATCCCCCTCCTTGCTAACATTTGTGTCCCATTGGGAGTTTCAACCTTGTTACGGGAAGTGCAGGAGGGATATAAACAGTGCATGCCTGTTACTCACTAGCCCCTTTACCATTGGCATCTCAGTTTGGCTGCCATTTCTACTGGGCcccccttaactgggacactaatggCTTTTCCATTGAACACACTCATCActggggattggagtgttctaccttcaactggaaatgggtgacttctACTGTCCCTTTTCCATTGGTTTTATCAGTACGCCGatgctggggatatgagtaggggtcaaggtggttaatccctggagtgaaatgatgtcatttgatgccGGTGT contains the following coding sequences:
- the LOC138741768 gene encoding N-acetyllactosaminide beta-1,3-N-acetylglucosaminyltransferase 2, with amino-acid sequence MGRTLLPLAACALLTTLWTLHRRPPAAFWKAPCPMRSLWNQDLLQEQQRRPRRHPPAWHPGPGVPPACGPDLDVAVRVADYHLLPQSMKDFLLYRHCRRYPLLLEPRDLCGPDGDPRLLLAIKSQASSFTRRQAIRQTWGGLGWAWDVGLVFLLGQEEEEGGGLSSLLACESRRFGDLLQWAFHDTFLNLTLKEVLFLPWLLHRCPSTRYIFKGDDDVFVNTPGLLAYLDSEQAQGLNLFLGDAIFRGRPCRNASLKYYVPGAFYSGLYPPYAGGAGVLYTGHLARQLEWASRALPLFPIDDVFTGMCLRSLGLVPTHHPGFRSFGINASERWEPCIYRRLFMVHRHSPQEMLLLWSLLQQQGNVSCG